A region of the Falco peregrinus isolate bFalPer1 chromosome 4, bFalPer1.pri, whole genome shotgun sequence genome:
tttaataaCACAAGTTGCATCACAGTTGAAATCTGTGACCCCATTTCAAATTCATACTTGTGTTTGCTTGTATATTAGTAGCATTTTGTGGTAAAAAATCCCTACATAGTTGTTTTTGAGAAGTATGGCAAGGAGGGTCAAGAGAAAACATAAGTGTTAGATTAGaataccaaaataaatatattttacccCTCTCCTCCTTTATATCACCATCTCATCAAATCTACCTCCCGTTGGCAAACAGCTCAACTGTATTTGTTACCTGACagcaaagttaaaaaataataccatGCTCTTACATGAAAAATGTAACATGTCTCTGTTCCACAGAATTCTGAAAAGTGTCCATGTAAGTTTATTCAACAACCCAAAGAAGCCCAGTTTGCCaattatataaattaatttacagctctgaaatttttttcatagcCGAGTTAAACTGATCACATAGAATGAACCTGACTTTTACAATAATATACAGATAACAATGGCTGATGATTTTTTTACCACATACTGAAGCCAAAATTTCTTCAATTAATGTAGCATTATAGATGATCTATATTCCCCACAGTCAGTCCCGCATGAACCGTAAACATATTAGACAAACCAATCAACTATGGCAGAATTATTTgacataaaaggaaaataatcagaagAAATATAATACCTGTACTTGTTTTATAACAGATCCTTCTGGATTCTGGAGATCTAGTATTAACTcctctttctttgtctttaattcTTGAACAACAGCTTTCTTTTTAGCAAGCTCAATCATAATTGGCATTTTACTTTCCATCTCCCAAAAGAGATGTTTATGAGCCTTTATTTTTTCCCGATACACATTATTTCTTGCAGATGTCACCTCAAACTCTTCTTGTACTGTTTCTGCATCGCACTTGAgcttaacattttcagaatataGGGCTCTGACTTCAGCCTCCAGATTTTCACAGTGATATTTAGTCACTTCTATGGCATCATCTTGCAGATATATTTCCCTTTCTGTTGTCTTTGTTTCTGACAGAATGGAATCCATTTCTTTCTCTAGTTCCTGAAACTTTgcctgtaaaatatttcagtgttcaCTTAATAACATTTTTGAGAGGATACTAGGTATCTAGTTAAACAATGTAATTTACATTTATTCAACAGTCTTCTTTGTCACTTGTTTAATGTGGCTTGAATGGAAGGTAGAGTTCTATTTTCTAAAATCACCACTTTAGAGGCACAATGCAAGAATCTTagacttttcctttttgacTGAATCTAAAATATGAAGTAAGTATcattgaaattacttttaaatcaTTGCATTTGCAAGACACACAGGATGCAAGAACCCCAGTCCTAATGTTTGTTTAGAGCTGAAATCTGGTTAAGTCCTAATCAGACTAAAAATAACTAATGATACCACAAATCACTTAAAAACCCACATAAACACATAGATGGGTGTCTGGGGTGGAGATTCTCCTGAAATTTTTAATTCCCCGCTTTGTCACAGTAGTATTTGAGAGCTGGATTAATCCCAGCTGTTTTTAACCCCCTAAGAAATATACATCTAGTTCTAAAAAGGCCTCTACATACTCTCACTGATGAGAAGTTAACAATACTTCGACCCATCAAGAAATCACAGCAACATATattcatttatgttggaaaagatctttaagatcatagagtccaactgtaaacctaacactgccaagtccatcaccaaaccatgtccctaagtgctaTGTCTACACATATATCTAAGCCAGGAGGGCTGAACTGCTGCCTCAGAAATGTTTGCTCTCTGATGACTACCAAGGGAGCCTAGATAACTAATACAGGGTTAACATCTGACTTGTAGGTGATGTAAGCTAGCTATAATGAATCCCACCCAAAGTAAGAGCCAACAGTAATGCACTGAAAGAATTAGCATCATGATTTATGTCACCTATTATCTTTTCTCTAATGGAAGCACTATGAGTTCTGTGAAATCTCTTATTCAATGTCTTGAACAGATTAGGACATTATTAACTGTTAAGAACAAGAAGTTTCTGCATAACTTTTAATTTGGAAATCTTGGGCTACGGTTTTAGTAGGGTAAGTATCACTGCCAGCCACCATTTACTgagaacaggaaagcaaaagatcTTAATGGCAAAGATCCTCCCaatttggaaaggaaattattGTTTTCCATGTCTTCTGTGACATGCACACATGGAAATAGacataaagatgaaaaaacagTTCTGCATTCTGAATTTATGTTCCTAATTATTTAACATTGCTGTTCTGCTAACACTAATGTTTGTATGGAATTTCCTAGAGTTTGggctttttggaaagaaaaaggaaaaggtatggaaggggaagaaaataaatgagctAACTTAATTACCTAGGCCTCTAAagttcttcaggtttttttgaaaacagacaCCCTTGTTTAAATTCTTTGATCACAAATAAATTGTTGCAGCTACGTCATACTATATTATGGGATGGTATATTATTAGGAGAAAGCTTCTTGCAAAGTGTGGCTAGTCAATTGACAGTCCTAAGCAATAAAAGTTTTCATTGCTCCTTcagagaagttatttttgtgCAAAATTTCAAACCAATTATTTTAGCTGTAGAGCTATTCACAGATGTTATAAATGGAACTCTACTACTTCCATCAACATTCTTCCATGCTCAAAAATGCCTGAATGCTATTGTGTCTTTCCTCAGACTAAAATATGTCTCTCAATAGAAATCTGATCtcaaaggttaaaaaataattgtaagcTTAATAAATCCTGTGAGAGATTAGCACAGAAATTATAACAGTATTCACAAAAATCACATGTATCCAGTGTTCTATGaaaaattactaaataaaaccagtatttaaTGACTATTTAGGATACCCACCTCAAACAcatagaaaaaagtattttgtatcaaaaagatattaagaaaaaattataaagtcTGGTAAAAATCTGCCAAAAAtggatgcttttaaaatcattttttccattcttttcttaGGAaatcaccattaaaaaaaatcaaaaagctcTAACTTTgtattgtggttttgttttgtgggttttgctcaattttttctggggtttgttttggttttccaaacaaaaaataaaacatctgctGAAACCTGCTCTAAGGAAGTCTTAGTTGTGTTGCAACCTTGCTAATAAcaatacacacacagagttttGGCTAAGCCTAAATGGCACCCACAGGAACAGAATTATCTGCTTTACACTTAAATGCAAACACCCAGAAAAAATGAAGCACCATCAGCTTCTCTTGCTCATAGGAATACTTCCTCAtctaatgaaaaaattaaattaattaaactaTACTAAACAGGGTTTATTACCTGCAGTTGGAAAAGAACTGTTTTGCTATTTTCTATCTCTGATGCTTGTGAATGCTGCTTCTCTACAAGTTGTTTTACAACTTCAATTAGTGATGGAGAATTTGGCTTAGACATTTTAGGTAAAAGGGCAGAACTGTAAGGAcataaaaaagaagttaattgTTTTATCTTCATTCTATTTATCTCCTAACTATTAATGAAAGAGAACAATATTAAGGGCTTTCCTTTGGGATTCCTAATCAATACATCACTTCATTTGGTTCATTTTTTAGTAACAATGACTGGTTACTAACGGGTGGACGCTCAAAACTAATGACTGAGAATTAGAACCCTTTATTGCAGAATTTTATAAACTAAAGTATTTGAACGTTCTAGCTTCTCTGCAGGGCACATCCTCAGTTTGTGAATACAGTCATAGCTCTTAAAAGCACTTTAAGAACATCTGAAATGCATGAGAGCTAAATATAGCCTGAATACTTAAATTATTCCAGTTACCATACTGCAACTGCCTAGTATATTAACTATTCAACTCTCCTTAATGTAAGATAAACTACAGACTGAGAAAACTGCCACATGTAAGTCACAAACTAGTATCATTATAAAGACATACCCCTGCCTGAGATCAGAAAACATTTCGTACTATTTTTGTACCACTTTGGATAATTAATAAAATCTGTATTGTTATATAAAAGCTCTGTATCTGAAGTGACACAGAACTCTCAAGTAAACACGACTCTGGCACAAGTGCATCTGCAGGCCCGGTATATTAAACGGCACTCAGAGGACCCACAAACCGTGCCTCAAGTTTCGTAGTCCTGACTAGGAAACCACatctataattttatttttggggCTGTTTCAACGGTTGTACTGGCACCCGGCATTTCTCCCCTCTATGCCGCTCAAGCACTCCACGCACCCCCACACACCAAGCAACCCTGTCCCTGCGGCACTGAAACGCATTCAGAGCAGAACCAGGCGCCCTGGGACGCGGCGACCACCTCTCGCCCCGACGCCGGCGACGAGCGGCGCCGACCCTCCTCACGCAGCCGACCCCCCTCAGGGGGGCTGCAACGGCCGCCCCGTCCCCGCCCCTTCCCGCCTAAACCGTGGCGCGCGCGGCGCCCGCCACCCGTCAGGGAGCGTCGGCCAAGGGCCGGCTCCGCGGCGCGGTGTACGGGCCTTAGGGAGCGTCGGAGAACTTCAGCCGAGGCAATGgagcggcggaggcggcgggaggggagCGTGGCCGTTagcggcgggcagggggcacagggagccgGGAGAGGGCCGGCAGGCCTGTCCCTGGCAGGAGGCGGAGGAAAACCGGAGGGAACAGCGACGTAGGTGGGTGCTTCGTGGTGGGGCCCGTTGTGGTAGCGCAGCCTGGCTCGCCCAGGGGCTAAGGCAATTTTCTGAGCCTTTTTTCGCTTCTGAATTCCCCGAGTTATCTAATTCATTGGATTAAACTGCATTTCCTGTCATAATTCGTGAAGTGTTTGATGTACACTGCAGAGAATGTAAGTTTTGCTGGGCACCATTGGGTTACGAGGAAGAAGAAATGTCGCCTGGTTTCTACTGGACACAGTGCCCTGCCCATTCCAGTTCCACGGCTGTGGCCCTgtctcctgcccctcctgcccagtCCTGTTCCTCTGAAGTCTAGGTTAGGGAATTTTAATTCTAAATCCCCACAATTTTTTATAATTCAGTGGCCCATATCGGtttatttcatcctttttttgAAATGGCTGAAGCTGAATGTAATACTACAGCCAGAGACATCAATTTGTTGTTTGTCAGTGTTTTGTATCCTGGATATTTTCAGACCCTTTCCTTAGCCTTTCTCAGCACTCTGTACCAAAAATAACCCcagtaattccttttttctctctctggttGAACGAA
Encoded here:
- the CCDC122 gene encoding coiled-coil domain-containing protein 122 produces the protein MSKPNSPSLIEVVKQLVEKQHSQASEIENSKTVLFQLQAKFQELEKEMDSILSETKTTEREIYLQDDAIEVTKYHCENLEAEVRALYSENVKLKCDAETVQEEFEVTSARNNVYREKIKAHKHLFWEMESKMPIMIELAKKKAVVQELKTKKEELILDLQNPEGSVIKQVQEEITLLKREITTLKEFINKKMDFLEEEKKTHAKLRKEIEVQNKRYDAILKRLHCQLNKLRSNKRQWHWNIQQLEKKAAELRKCLGVLELQSSM